Proteins found in one Gemmatimonadota bacterium genomic segment:
- a CDS encoding biopolymer transporter ExbD, with protein sequence MNSFDFNSAGSPRVLSEIRVTALVDVMTVLLIIFMITTPMIQSGVQVDLPRASAAAPDLGEGLVITITSEGSLYLEDRLLSIAQFDGVFGEIFEDQQDKPVFIRGDEQVPYGAVIGVLDKLKQHGVTQIGLATSLRPSR encoded by the coding sequence ATGAATTCCTTCGATTTCAATAGCGCGGGTTCGCCCCGCGTCCTTTCGGAAATCAGGGTCACGGCGCTAGTCGACGTCATGACCGTGCTCCTGATCATCTTCATGATCACCACGCCGATGATCCAGAGCGGCGTTCAGGTGGATCTGCCCAGGGCGAGCGCGGCCGCGCCGGATCTCGGCGAGGGCCTCGTCATCACGATAACGAGCGAAGGGTCGCTCTACCTCGAAGACCGGCTGCTTTCGATCGCCCAGTTCGACGGGGTGTTCGGGGAGATCTTCGAGGATCAGCAGGACAAGCCGGTGTTTATCCGCGGAGACGAACAGGTGCCCTACGGCGCCGTCATTGGCGTGCTGGATAAACTCAAGCAGCACGGCGTAACGCAGATTGGCCTTGCGACCAGTCTGAGGCCTTCACGATAA
- a CDS encoding TonB C-terminal domain-containing protein: protein MARMIWASGFLHIAVIAGLIGLNTWLPAPASSLDQQVYRVDLVTLNERSPVQRPPAVDEAYEVVSKKEAAAPQEEAALALERTPRLVSEEPDPAPEAPQTFETDSPEIRLDERNFEYPYYLGMMQRKIQQHFTVPRMLGVTQLETVIYFRVVRSGRITGVVMERSSSNAVFDLAAQRALNAADPLPPLPEGYRKSYLGVHFAFQYAL, encoded by the coding sequence ATGGCACGCATGATCTGGGCTTCCGGATTCCTGCATATCGCGGTGATCGCCGGGCTGATCGGTTTGAATACCTGGTTGCCCGCGCCGGCGTCGTCGCTGGACCAGCAGGTCTACCGGGTCGATCTCGTAACGCTGAACGAGCGTTCGCCGGTCCAACGTCCGCCCGCGGTCGACGAGGCGTACGAAGTCGTCTCGAAGAAGGAGGCCGCCGCGCCGCAGGAGGAGGCGGCCCTGGCGCTGGAACGGACGCCGCGCCTGGTCTCCGAAGAACCGGACCCCGCACCGGAAGCGCCGCAGACCTTCGAGACCGATTCCCCGGAAATCCGCCTGGACGAGCGGAACTTCGAGTACCCGTACTACCTGGGCATGATGCAGCGGAAGATCCAGCAGCATTTCACCGTGCCCAGGATGCTCGGCGTAACCCAGCTCGAGACGGTCATCTATTTCCGCGTGGTACGGTCCGGCCGGATTACCGGCGTCGTCATGGAGCGTTCGTCTTCCAACGCGGTCTTCGACCTGGCGGCGCAACGGGCGCTGAACGCGGCCGATCCGCTGCCGCCGCTTCCGGAAGGTTACCGAAAGTCCTACCTGGGCGTGCATTTCGCCTTCCAGTACGCGTTGTGA